In Phycisphaerae bacterium RAS2, the DNA window ACGGGTGTCAAGATCAGCTCGCCCGAATCGCTCGATCCGCCGATTCGGTAGGCCCGGTGTCGCACGATGGGGCGCGAAAACTGCCGCCCCGGCGTCGAACCTGCCGATAGAAACAGGGTGCCCCCGGTCCGGCGGTCATGCGACCGGGCGCACCATTTATCTATGACCAGTTTGCCCGCTCAATTCGTTGCCTCGCTGACCGACTCGAACGCGGACGCTGCGTTTGTCTGTGTTGGCTGCGGCCATCGCAAGAGCCGGGATGCTGCCCTCCCGCGCGGCTGGCCCTGTCCGATGTGCCGGTGCGACGCCTGCGGGCTGATTCAGCAGTCTCCGCGGAACAGCGCGCGGTCGCCGGTGGGACCGGTCAACGTTTCATTGAATGGCGACGCCCAATCGGAATCAGAGGCGTGGACTTCGGCGGTTCAACAATACGCATTGTGTCTGCTTCCGCTCGAATCGAGCCCGGGGCGAAACCTGCTGATCGTGGGGTGCGGCCGCGGGCACCTGGCAGCTTTGGCGAAGTCGCGCGGCTGGCGTGTTGTCGCGCTGGACCCGTCGCCCCATGCGGTCTGCCGGGCGATTGAGCAATTCGGGCTTGATGCGCGTGCCGGAGGTCTGGCACGGCATCGCGAAGCCCTCGGCCGATTCGACGTCGTGGTGTGCGGCAATCTTGAGACATCGTGGGATCCGGCCGCCGTCTTGCGCGATACGCGGACGGTTTTGAACACCGCCGGGCTGGTTTGCGTCGACGTATCGGATGGCTTTGCGGACTGGAACCCGGCGATGGCGGACGCGAGCCGAAATTCGCAAGACGCTCCGCTGAATCTCTTCAACGCCGAATCGCTTGAAGGGCTGCTGCGAACGTGCGGCTTGGAAATGGTCGCGGTTCACGCAGGGGGCAAAGGAAGCGCGCCGCAGCTCGCCACGAACGGGCTGGGTGTCTTTCGTTGGATTCCGCAATTCATCGCGCGCTGGTTCTCACGACTGTGGGGCCTCTTCGCGGGTGGACCGGCCAAGGGCTGCCCGCGTTCAGCGGCGCGTGATCTTTCCGAGGCCGTCGCGCAAATTGAAGCAACGGCGTCACGCCCGACGGCTCAACGCGGCCGCGCGAACCGGTTGCTCGCCGTCGCCACGCGCGCGGCGCTCGCCGGCTGACACGGTTGCGAGTCCTATTGAGAAAGCAGGGCGTTCGAGAAGGCGGCCGCGTCGCTCTCCAGGTCCGGTCCGCCGAAGTCGGCACAGTGCGGCAAGTCGGTCTCAAGCGGCGCGCCCAGCTTCACGCGAAGGAACGCGGCGACATCCAACCCATCCACGGATTCGTCGCCATTCACGTCGCCGGGCAGGTTGCAGACGCAACCGGGAGTCGCGAACAACACGGGTTCCGAGAACGGGGTCTCATCGCCCTGAAAGTTCCTCGCCCGCGCGCGGACGACGTATTGCGTGCAGGGCGAAAGCAATGACAGGCTTCGCGTCGCGGAACCGCCCCATTGCGCAGCACCGCTTCCCGGGCCGGGGTCGGGTGTTACTTCAAAAAAGAAGCCGGTTTGCAGGAATCCGACATTTGTAAATGTCCCAGTCGCCGTCACGGTTGCGCTGTCGGCCGTCACGCTGCTCACGTTGACGCCCGCCGGTGTTTGGATGGCCGTGGCCGTTGCGACCGACGGGGAGTAGGGCGTGATGTTGGGATTCGGCGCGGCGTTGTCCCGTGCGCGGACGCGATAAGTGAATGCCGAGTTGGCCGGCAGAGCGGTATCAACGTAGTCGCGGTCGAACTGCCAGAAGCTGTCGTGCCCGCCCGCGCCGGAGACGTAGTCAAACTGGTATTGCACCGGCGGAGAATCGGCGTCGATGGCTTCGGTCGATCGCATGGTGATGGCGCTCGAACTGATCGCCGTCGGGGCGATTTCAAAACCAGGCTGCGGCGCCGGCTGAACGGCATCGACGTCTTCAAACTGGAGCTTGCCGACCCAGGTGCCCCAGGTGTTCGACACGTCGGCGTATTCCTGCACCGTCCAGATGGTGCGGCTGTCCGACGGATCGAGCGTCGTGAGGCTGTAATCGCCCCAGCGATTGCGCCCGAACCCGTCGATGTTGTTCTGCGGGCCGATGCCGGCCTTGAGCAAGGCGGGGGCGCTCATCTGGCCCGGCGGGTCGTTGACGAGCCGTCCGGCGTAGTAGCAGCCCGCATGCTCGCTGGCCTTGGACCCGCTGCACCCGAGCACGGCGTCACCCTGCTCGTTCACGGCGATGGAAGGGAAGTAGTGCCACCGCGTGGCATCGCCGACCGCGCCCCACTGGGCGACGGTGAACGGGCTGCCCTCGGCAAGCTGATACCAGCGGCAGGTCGCGCCCGCGCCGCCGGAGACGGTGTGCGCGGCCCAGATGCTCCCGTTGCGATAAACGGCGTTCATCAGCCGCGAGTCCACCGTGTCCAATGCGGGGCCGCCCAGCGCCGGCGCGTCCGAGGCATCGCCCCAGGACGAGACGGGCACAATTCCGACTTCGACCAGCGTTGGATCGGTCAACGGCGGATCGACGCGGCGCACGCGGATGCCGTTGTTGCTATTTGTCGAGACGACGTATTCACCTGGCGGATTGCCGTAGGTCATCGTCGGCTGCAGCGCGCCCTCCCATGGCAGGCCGCGAAAAGCCGTGACCGTGCCCAGAGTGGGCGACGGCGCGACCATCGGCGCCTTGTCGACGCAGAACAGCGACATCTGGCAGCCGACCATGTAGGCACCGGTATAGATTCCGTTTGCGTCCAGTCCGAGCGTCGGGTAGTCGGGCCAGCAGCTGCCGTCCGACCCGCCGGTGACGAGGAAGTTGGTCTTGAACCAGCTTCCCGATGCGTTGCTCGTCAGCGAGATGGCCAGGTACAGCCGCGAGTTGAAGTCGTCGTTCAGGACGACCCAGCGGTTGGTGTAATGAT includes these proteins:
- a CDS encoding Methyltransferase domain protein, coding for MTSLPAQFVASLTDSNADAAFVCVGCGHRKSRDAALPRGWPCPMCRCDACGLIQQSPRNSARSPVGPVNVSLNGDAQSESEAWTSAVQQYALCLLPLESSPGRNLLIVGCGRGHLAALAKSRGWRVVALDPSPHAVCRAIEQFGLDARAGGLARHREALGRFDVVVCGNLETSWDPAAVLRDTRTVLNTAGLVCVDVSDGFADWNPAMADASRNSQDAPLNLFNAESLEGLLRTCGLEMVAVHAGGKGSAPQLATNGLGVFRWIPQFIARWFSRLWGLFAGGPAKGCPRSAARDLSEAVAQIEATASRPTAQRGRANRLLAVATRAALAG